The following are encoded together in the Methanosarcina flavescens genome:
- the fpoN gene encoding F(420)H(2) dehydrogenase subunit N, translating to MVNFMLLAPEIAVAATSLIILLIGVFMSPRTKNVLGYLATLGVLAALVLTVQSLGTEAVIFYDTVSIDALSQFFKLVFLAVALIVSVASIKYNENSDHTEEFYCLVLFATFGMMGVASANDLILLFCAFELASLATFALAGFEKQNARSLEGAMKYFVIGAISSALMLFGISFVYGATGTTRIPAIAENAAFLAQNPIGLVAIVLLIAGFGFKMALVPFHMWAPDAYQGSPSVVSSLLAAGSKKMGFVAAFRVFILALPALQVDWQLAFTILAVVTMTFGNVVAVSQTSVKRMLAYSSLAQAGYIAMAFVVMTPMALTGGIFYTLAHAFMKGGAFIAAAAVVWMVTSQKTGDLITPDHLDNFRGLGKTMPLAALSMTVFVFALAGIPPTAGFMAKLLLFSSTIEAGMAWLAVIAVLNSALSLFYYARLVRYMYFLPPDGKKIGMPFQYAAALLIAVAGVLVMGIWSEPFLQWAMDAAQVLA from the coding sequence ATAGTGAATTTTATGTTACTTGCACCTGAAATCGCAGTCGCTGCAACCAGCCTGATTATACTGCTAATAGGGGTCTTCATGTCCCCCAGGACCAAGAATGTGCTCGGTTACTTGGCAACCCTGGGAGTGCTTGCAGCTCTGGTACTGACTGTACAGAGTTTAGGGACCGAAGCTGTGATATTCTATGATACTGTCAGTATCGATGCCCTTTCCCAGTTCTTCAAGCTGGTATTCCTGGCAGTTGCACTGATCGTCTCGGTTGCTTCAATAAAGTACAACGAAAACAGCGACCATACCGAAGAGTTCTACTGCCTTGTGCTCTTCGCAACTTTCGGGATGATGGGTGTGGCATCCGCAAATGATTTGATCCTGCTCTTCTGTGCCTTTGAGCTGGCAAGTCTTGCTACTTTTGCGCTTGCAGGTTTTGAGAAGCAGAATGCAAGGTCGCTCGAAGGCGCCATGAAATATTTTGTAATAGGTGCAATCTCTTCAGCGCTCATGCTTTTTGGCATCTCTTTTGTCTACGGGGCAACAGGCACTACCAGAATTCCTGCAATTGCTGAAAATGCCGCTTTTCTGGCTCAGAATCCTATCGGGCTTGTCGCCATCGTGCTGCTTATTGCAGGTTTTGGCTTCAAGATGGCGCTTGTGCCTTTCCACATGTGGGCTCCTGATGCCTATCAGGGCTCGCCTTCAGTAGTTTCCTCCCTGCTTGCAGCCGGGTCGAAAAAGATGGGTTTTGTGGCAGCTTTCAGGGTTTTTATTCTGGCTCTTCCAGCCCTTCAGGTTGACTGGCAGCTTGCATTTACAATTCTTGCAGTCGTTACCATGACCTTCGGAAACGTGGTTGCAGTATCGCAAACAAGCGTAAAACGCATGCTTGCCTATTCTTCCCTTGCCCAGGCAGGGTATATCGCAATGGCTTTTGTGGTAATGACCCCAATGGCGCTTACAGGTGGGATCTTCTATACCCTTGCCCATGCCTTTATGAAAGGAGGAGCATTTATTGCAGCCGCAGCCGTTGTCTGGATGGTAACCTCACAGAAGACAGGGGATCTAATCACTCCGGATCATCTGGACAATTTCAGAGGTCTTGGAAAAACAATGCCGCTGGCAGCTCTTTCAATGACGGTTTTCGTCTTTGCCCTTGCAGGTATCCCCCCAACTGCAGGTTTCATGGCAAAGCTGTTGCTCTTCTCTTCGACTATTGAAGCAGGAATGGCATGGCTTGCAGTAATCGCAGTCCTGAATAGTGCCCTTTCGCTGTTCTATTATGCAAGGCTTGTAAGATACATGTATTTCCTGCCCCCCGACGGCAAAAAGATAGGAATGCCTTTCCAATATGCGGCAGCTCTCCTGATTGCAGTAGCCGGCGTGCTGGTAATGGGAATCTGGTCCGAACCCTTCCTGCAGTGGGCAATGGATGCAGCACAGGTATTAGCCTAA
- a CDS encoding nucleotidyltransferase domain-containing protein: MFYREQLVDMEKIGTAHMFTLNNSSYIARELKKTFMVLKLWEGKLEELAPNAISLAVYGSIASGSFDEKSDIDVLVIGTEQDVNYALVPEIETNVGHELQVTVIPYYEWESRKKKDDPFVLSVLTKHILFTGAEL; this comes from the coding sequence TTGTTTTACAGAGAACAACTTGTGGACATGGAAAAAATCGGTACGGCGCATATGTTTACCCTTAACAATTCCAGCTATATAGCAAGGGAATTGAAAAAAACTTTTATGGTGCTGAAGCTGTGGGAAGGAAAGCTGGAAGAACTGGCTCCAAATGCGATTTCTCTTGCAGTGTACGGGAGCATAGCATCTGGAAGTTTTGATGAAAAAAGTGATATTGATGTTCTGGTAATTGGAACAGAGCAGGACGTTAATTATGCACTCGTTCCAGAAATTGAAACAAATGTCGGGCATGAGCTTCAAGTGACTGTTATCCCTTACTATGAATGGGAGAGTCGAAAGAAAAAAGATGATCCCTTTGTCCTTAGCGTACTCACCAAACACATTCTTTTCACGGGTGCGGAACTATGA
- a CDS encoding F420H2 dehydrogenase subunit FpoO: protein MTDCDLCGRALPTVIPVKTFPPLLKFAYPEGVWKGLCAICLDSAQKTYISIDKEELSCRRSKCALCGRKGRVYPVELQVPDFSKGIVKKEANVCTICLKGINEAYIKFKREQIEQAHEEGRIHGHEHVHEH, encoded by the coding sequence ATGACAGATTGTGATCTTTGCGGACGTGCACTCCCGACCGTTATCCCGGTCAAAACCTTCCCTCCCCTCCTCAAATTCGCCTATCCAGAGGGTGTGTGGAAAGGACTCTGTGCAATCTGCCTCGATTCCGCCCAGAAAACCTACATAAGCATTGATAAAGAAGAACTTTCCTGCAGGAGAAGCAAATGTGCTCTGTGCGGAAGAAAAGGCAGGGTTTACCCTGTAGAACTTCAGGTCCCCGATTTCTCAAAAGGAATCGTGAAAAAAGAAGCAAATGTCTGTACAATTTGCCTTAAAGGAATCAATGAGGCTTATATCAAGTTTAAAAGAGAACAGATCGAGCAGGCTCACGAAGAGGGCAGAATACACGGGCACGAGCATGTGCATGAGCATTAA
- a CDS encoding HEPN domain-containing protein, with amino-acid sequence MNWKECQAEKLIKHDSRAWERIPVSISAAERFLRSAQKNLEIDEYEMVQLAAYNSAFHSARALLFSKGYTERSHSCLSIALKHLYKDDPLLLKLVNVFDKMRISRHNVQYGGTFVTFEEAVFSINFAKEMYDTVSKILRSY; translated from the coding sequence ATGAACTGGAAGGAGTGCCAAGCCGAAAAACTGATTAAGCATGATTCCCGAGCTTGGGAAAGAATACCTGTATCGATATCAGCGGCAGAACGTTTTCTGCGCTCCGCACAAAAGAATTTGGAAATCGACGAGTATGAAATGGTGCAGCTAGCTGCATATAATAGTGCATTTCATAGTGCTAGAGCTTTACTTTTCTCAAAAGGCTATACAGAACGCAGCCACTCCTGTCTCAGTATCGCACTTAAACATCTGTATAAAGATGATCCTCTCCTACTAAAACTCGTAAACGTCTTCGATAAGATGCGCATCTCTCGTCACAACGTCCAGTACGGCGGAACTTTTGTTACTTTCGAAGAAGCCGTATTTTCTATAAATTTTGCGAAAGAAATGTATGATACCGTCTCTAAGATTCTGCGATCATATTGA
- the tnpA gene encoding IS200/IS605 family transposase — translation MEYEHKNHSKFLLMYHVIFVCKYRKKILEPLNAELKQTIHDIEKESDFEILEMETDKDHIHMLIKSEPKVSVVSIVRKLKQETTNRLWKSQGNYLKRYYWGEKTLWSDGYFASTIGNVSKEIAEAYIRNQG, via the coding sequence ATGGAGTATGAGCACAAGAATCACAGTAAGTTTTTGCTTATGTACCATGTTATTTTTGTTTGCAAGTACAGGAAAAAGATATTAGAACCACTTAACGCAGAACTTAAACAGACTATTCACGATATTGAAAAAGAGTCTGACTTTGAAATACTGGAAATGGAAACTGACAAAGATCATATCCACATGTTAATTAAGAGTGAGCCTAAAGTTTCAGTTGTATCTATAGTTAGAAAACTGAAACAAGAGACTACAAATAGGTTATGGAAAAGTCAAGGCAACTATCTTAAAAGATATTATTGGGGAGAAAAGACTTTGTGGAGTGATGGGTATTTTGCCTCAACTATAGGAAATGTTAGTAAGGAAATAGCTGAGGCATACATCAGGAACCAAGGTTAA
- the fpoM gene encoding F(420)H(2) dehydrogenase subunit M, whose product MLPVASLLILVPLIFAAVTFFTKTKKQAAGLGFLGSIATLGLTLYAYLNFDSSTATIQFFESIEWIPSLGVNYSVGIDGISMPLILLNSIVIPFLILYSWKEDREAPNRFYGLILTMQAAVIGVFVALDFLVFYIFWELTLIPLFFMVNIWGGEKRVHASYKFFIYTHVASLIMLLGIFGLFYASWQQTGAPSFDIRELVAQFKFFESSLLRDAIFLSIIFGFLAKLPVFPFHSWLPDAYTEAPTAGSVLFILLKIGGYGLFRISLPMLPNTGSPELIINMLGLLGTFSIVYGALVALRQKDLKRMIAYSSLSHMGFVVLGSAGFIALSVSGAMFQQFSHGLIMSILFMSAGAIQTTTGTRIINNLGGLAKRMPKLTVLMMVGFMASLGLPGLSGFIAEFLVFTFSYVNLPGFVLFALLAIVITAGYHLWAMQRAMFGVYNAKLGDISDINSLQVFSMGVIALLVIYFGWNPNPVLNMMITNSEAIVSLGAALGV is encoded by the coding sequence ATGCTGCCGGTTGCATCACTGTTGATTTTGGTGCCGCTGATTTTCGCAGCCGTGACCTTTTTCACAAAAACGAAAAAACAAGCTGCAGGCCTGGGCTTTTTAGGGTCCATTGCAACTCTTGGTCTTACCCTGTATGCCTACCTGAACTTTGACAGCAGTACTGCTACCATTCAGTTCTTTGAGTCTATAGAATGGATTCCCTCTCTCGGGGTTAACTATTCAGTAGGGATCGACGGCATTTCCATGCCTCTCATCCTCCTGAATTCGATTGTTATCCCGTTCCTGATCCTTTACAGCTGGAAGGAAGACAGGGAAGCCCCTAACAGGTTCTATGGTCTGATCCTTACCATGCAGGCTGCAGTTATAGGAGTCTTCGTAGCCCTTGATTTCCTGGTCTTCTATATCTTCTGGGAGCTTACCCTTATTCCCCTCTTCTTCATGGTGAATATCTGGGGAGGAGAAAAGCGGGTACATGCGTCGTACAAGTTCTTTATATACACGCATGTAGCCTCCCTGATAATGCTGCTTGGGATCTTCGGTCTCTTCTACGCCTCCTGGCAGCAGACAGGGGCTCCCAGCTTCGATATAAGAGAACTGGTTGCGCAGTTCAAGTTCTTTGAATCCAGCCTGTTGAGGGATGCGATTTTCCTCTCGATTATCTTCGGGTTCCTGGCAAAGCTGCCGGTTTTCCCCTTCCACTCCTGGCTTCCGGATGCTTATACCGAAGCCCCTACGGCAGGCAGTGTACTTTTTATCCTGCTTAAAATCGGAGGGTACGGGCTTTTCAGAATCTCGCTGCCCATGCTCCCGAATACAGGCAGCCCTGAACTTATAATTAACATGCTGGGATTGCTCGGAACTTTCAGCATAGTGTACGGGGCGCTTGTGGCTCTGAGGCAGAAAGACCTCAAACGCATGATCGCTTACTCCAGTCTGAGCCACATGGGATTTGTCGTACTGGGTTCGGCTGGCTTCATTGCACTGTCAGTTTCAGGTGCTATGTTCCAGCAGTTTTCCCACGGGCTTATAATGAGCATACTGTTCATGTCTGCGGGTGCAATCCAGACCACAACAGGCACACGGATCATCAACAATCTTGGCGGGCTTGCAAAGAGAATGCCGAAACTGACTGTGCTTATGATGGTCGGATTTATGGCATCCCTCGGCCTGCCCGGGCTTAGCGGCTTTATAGCCGAGTTCCTAGTGTTTACCTTTAGTTATGTCAACCTGCCTGGTTTTGTCCTGTTTGCCCTGCTGGCAATAGTGATTACTGCAGGTTACCATCTCTGGGCAATGCAGAGGGCGATGTTCGGAGTGTACAATGCGAAACTCGGGGATATCAGCGATATTAACTCCCTTCAGGTCTTTTCAATGGGGGTAATTGCCCTCCTTGTGATTTATTTCGGCTGGAACCCGAATCCGGTGCTTAATATGATGATTACGAACTCGGAAGCAATAGTTAGCCTTGGGGCTGCCCTGGGGGTGTAA
- the tnpB gene encoding IS200/IS605 family element RNA-guided endonuclease TnpB, whose product MMKAFKFRLYPTEAQAGKLNQHIGSCRFVYNWALSQKIKTYEQTGKSISRFDLNKLIPALKTSNEWLGEVNSQSLQGMTKQVESAFTRFFREKNGFPKFKSKKNPIQSFPVPQHYSVDFENNTVKLPKIGEIKAVLHRHFEGELKTATVSKTCKGDYYISILVEDGKELPVKETFTESTTVGIDVGIKDFAVLSTGETVENPKYLKNSLKRLKVLQKRVSRKQKGSKNRAKAKRRLAVLYDKITNQRNDFQNKLSFRLVSENQAVALETLNVKGMVKNHHLAQAISDSAWSSFVTKLEYKAQWFGKTVLRIGQFEPSSKLCSVCGYHNKELQLKDREWTCPDCKTKHDRDINAAINIKKFALIDQNLIGV is encoded by the coding sequence ATGATGAAAGCGTTCAAGTTTAGACTATATCCGACAGAAGCCCAAGCTGGTAAACTTAATCAGCACATAGGTAGCTGCCGCTTTGTCTATAACTGGGCACTCAGTCAGAAAATTAAAACATATGAACAAACTGGAAAGTCTATTTCTAGGTTTGACTTAAACAAATTAATTCCAGCTTTAAAAACCTCTAATGAATGGTTAGGTGAGGTAAACTCTCAATCATTACAGGGAATGACTAAACAAGTAGAGTCCGCTTTCACTAGATTCTTTAGAGAAAAGAACGGATTCCCTAAATTTAAGTCTAAAAAGAATCCTATACAGTCTTTCCCAGTACCTCAGCACTATAGTGTTGATTTTGAAAACAACACTGTTAAGCTTCCTAAAATTGGAGAGATTAAAGCAGTTCTGCACAGACACTTTGAAGGTGAGTTGAAAACAGCAACCGTTTCAAAGACTTGTAAAGGAGATTACTACATTAGTATCCTTGTTGAAGATGGAAAAGAACTTCCAGTAAAGGAAACTTTCACAGAATCAACAACAGTAGGAATTGATGTAGGTATCAAAGACTTTGCTGTCCTTTCAACAGGAGAAACGGTTGAGAATCCAAAGTACTTGAAAAACTCTCTTAAAAGGCTCAAAGTATTACAGAAAAGAGTATCAAGGAAACAGAAAGGCTCTAAGAACAGAGCAAAAGCTAAACGAAGACTTGCTGTACTCTATGACAAAATAACAAATCAGAGAAATGACTTCCAGAACAAACTCTCTTTTAGACTTGTTAGCGAAAACCAAGCTGTAGCTCTGGAAACTCTAAATGTTAAAGGCATGGTTAAGAATCATCATTTAGCACAGGCTATAAGTGATTCTGCATGGAGTAGTTTTGTAACAAAGTTGGAATATAAGGCTCAATGGTTTGGGAAAACTGTTCTGAGAATAGGACAATTTGAACCCTCTTCTAAGCTCTGTAGTGTGTGTGGATACCACAATAAAGAGCTTCAATTGAAAGATAGAGAATGGACTTGCCCAGATTGTAAAACAAAGCATGATAGGGACATTAACGCCGCTATCAACATTAAGAAATTCGCTCTCATAGATCAAAACCTAATAGGGGTTTGA
- a CDS encoding DUF488 domain-containing protein yields the protein MVVKSLFLLVHVERIDKLIKFYNFFPYNYGPFSIVCYNDISKLQKESYIIEKDKQLELTENGKAFLKGIDKKVALKINRVVGKFNSDKEIKAYVYRKFPAYTIRSKLLPPQEERKQEPCLFTIGYEGRDIDLFLNILIQNSIDILIDVRKNPFSMKFSFTKNRLKNYLENSEIQYIHIPELGIEGEKRKALATYKDYEKLFENYEKTTIKKNPELLDKIVELSRNHRAALMCFEADVNRCHRGVIARNIVQKENVEVLNI from the coding sequence ATGGTAGTGAAGAGTCTTTTTTTGTTAGTGCACGTAGAACGAATTGATAAGTTAATTAAATTCTACAATTTTTTCCCTTATAACTATGGACCTTTCTCTATCGTTTGTTATAACGATATTTCCAAGCTGCAAAAAGAAAGCTATATCATAGAGAAGGATAAGCAACTTGAACTAACCGAAAATGGTAAGGCATTTCTAAAGGGAATTGACAAGAAGGTAGCTCTAAAAATAAACAGAGTTGTCGGGAAGTTTAATTCTGACAAAGAAATTAAGGCATATGTCTATCGAAAATTCCCTGCTTATACGATAAGAAGTAAGCTTCTACCCCCTCAAGAGGAGAGAAAACAGGAACCATGTCTTTTCACCATAGGATATGAAGGAAGAGACATTGACCTTTTCCTTAATATCTTAATTCAGAATTCCATAGATATTCTTATTGACGTTAGGAAGAATCCCTTCAGTATGAAGTTTAGTTTTACAAAAAATAGACTTAAAAATTATCTTGAGAACTCAGAGATTCAATATATTCACATTCCTGAGCTTGGAATAGAAGGAGAAAAAAGAAAAGCCCTTGCCACATACAAAGATTACGAAAAGCTCTTTGAAAATTACGAGAAAACCACAATAAAAAAAAACCCTGAACTTTTAGATAAAATTGTGGAGTTAAGCCGAAACCATCGTGCTGCACTAATGTGTTTTGAGGCGGACGTAAATAGGTGTCATCGTGGAGTTATTGCACGAAATATAGTCCAAAAAGAAAATGTGGAAGTTTTAAATATCTGA
- a CDS encoding ATP-dependent nuclease, whose protein sequence is MKIKQLEIDGFRCLCNLTIAFENDITLIVGENDSGKSSIISCLNLFTEDYSLELDDFNYGREEIEVKLVTEDFEFIKKYSKEKFPDSSFIIKPSQKFIQETKEFLNSLPGSLTEAQESKIKDLAKMFGLTVRVNSSIQTLKNQLVSKLSEDEITISNGRFFGLNKIQLDGKQFENVEFFFKEVFLKDKQANIWDTKIQDEKTIKEIIQEELDRYAKSISENLESKGIKEKLKQYLNRLTDIKIEPLFEPKNLNIYSKVKFLENGNEISVEKKGDGTKRRISLALLEYKMESEEPCKDSKLYILDEPDTHLHVKAQLELLNILKELGKKGCQIIITTHSPFLINAIKPKQIRLLVQENANETKIKFLKNEPETSDEILRKLGIENIYLYFAKKIIIVEGETEESFLPRIYEKIYDVSLNSDLIKVINTRGIKNIPGFAKALLELVDENSIYVVKDNDASEETLKLIDELKIHPDRQITVGTKEFEDSFSDDVIYESWKNYLVECGKDISKSRWTLENINKLREECSSNPGKKFSSELQSLNSGSGKKFRKIIFGEVLGNYCDKTKIPSEINELLLKLSN, encoded by the coding sequence GTGAAGATTAAACAGCTAGAAATTGATGGTTTTAGGTGTTTATGTAACTTAACAATTGCATTTGAGAATGATATTACTCTAATAGTTGGAGAAAATGACAGCGGTAAAAGCTCTATCATCAGCTGTTTAAATCTTTTTACGGAAGATTATTCATTAGAACTTGATGACTTTAATTATGGACGTGAAGAAATAGAAGTAAAACTAGTTACGGAAGACTTTGAATTTATAAAAAAATACAGCAAAGAAAAATTTCCTGACTCTAGTTTTATAATAAAACCAAGTCAAAAGTTCATTCAAGAAACTAAAGAATTTCTAAATTCTTTACCAGGTAGCTTAACTGAAGCTCAAGAATCTAAGATCAAAGATTTAGCTAAAATGTTTGGATTGACTGTACGCGTAAATAGTAGCATCCAAACTTTAAAAAATCAGTTAGTTTCGAAATTATCTGAAGATGAAATAACCATTAGTAATGGGCGTTTTTTTGGATTAAATAAAATTCAACTCGATGGAAAACAATTTGAAAATGTGGAATTTTTTTTTAAGGAAGTTTTTCTCAAAGACAAACAAGCTAATATTTGGGACACAAAAATTCAAGATGAGAAAACAATTAAAGAAATAATTCAAGAAGAATTGGATCGTTATGCCAAATCAATTTCTGAAAACCTTGAATCAAAAGGAATAAAAGAAAAATTGAAACAGTATTTAAATCGACTTACTGATATTAAAATAGAACCCCTGTTTGAACCTAAGAATTTAAATATCTATTCAAAAGTTAAATTTTTAGAAAATGGAAATGAAATTTCCGTTGAAAAAAAGGGGGATGGAACCAAAAGAAGAATTTCTTTAGCATTACTTGAATACAAAATGGAAAGTGAAGAGCCATGCAAAGACTCAAAATTGTATATACTAGATGAGCCAGACACACACTTACATGTAAAAGCACAGTTAGAACTATTAAACATTTTAAAAGAATTAGGTAAAAAAGGCTGTCAAATTATCATAACTACTCACTCACCCTTTTTAATAAATGCTATAAAGCCAAAACAAATACGTCTATTAGTCCAAGAGAACGCAAATGAAACAAAGATCAAATTTCTAAAAAATGAACCGGAAACTTCAGATGAGATCTTAAGAAAACTTGGAATTGAAAATATCTACTTGTATTTTGCCAAGAAAATTATTATTGTAGAAGGTGAAACAGAAGAATCATTTTTGCCAAGGATTTATGAAAAAATATATGATGTTTCATTAAATAGTGATTTAATTAAGGTAATAAATACAAGAGGAATAAAGAATATTCCTGGTTTTGCAAAAGCTTTGTTAGAGTTAGTGGACGAAAATAGTATTTACGTCGTTAAGGACAATGACGCAAGCGAAGAAACTTTAAAATTAATCGATGAGCTAAAAATCCACCCAGATAGGCAGATCACTGTAGGAACAAAAGAATTTGAAGATTCATTTAGTGATGATGTTATATATGAATCTTGGAAAAATTACTTAGTCGAGTGTGGAAAAGATATTAGCAAATCCAGATGGACTTTGGAAAACATAAATAAATTAAGAGAGGAATGTAGCTCTAATCCTGGCAAAAAGTTCAGTTCAGAACTTCAATCTTTAAATAGTGGCAGTGGAAAAAAATTCAGGAAAATAATTTTTGGAGAAGTATTAGGTAATTATTGTGATAAAACAAAAATCCCTAGTGAAATAAACGAATTATTGCTTAAGTTATCTAATTAA